The following are from one region of the Gammaproteobacteria bacterium genome:
- a CDS encoding RNA-binding transcriptional accessory protein: MLPSIEQRLATELAVRSSQIQATVQLLDDGATVPFIARYRKEATGGLDDAQLRLLAERLHSLRELEKRRAAIIGAIEKLGKMTPPLLDALTHATDKAHLEDLYLPYRKKRRTKAQIALEAGLQPLADTLLNDPRLDPLGEAAKYLKAPFTSEEGDNPGVADAAAALEGAQHILIERFTEHAPLLQTLRDYLRMHGVLTAKAAKDKKDNDTKYTDYHDYSEAITKIPSHRALALLRGEREGVLKLKLLLDSELEDKSRDAALNPCEAQIAQQFNIRDQKRAADSWLIDTVRTAWRGKIFSHLETELMSNLQEHAETEAIRVFAQNLKALLLAPPAGTRVTIGLDPGLRTGVKVAVVDATGKVLETATIYPHVPKNDWDGALHALKQLAERHQASLIAIGNGTASRETDQLAKELIKRYPQLKLTSITVSEAGASVYSASELASEELPELDVSLRGAVSIARRLQDPLAELVKIDPKSIGVGQYQHDVNQNQLAQSLDAVVEDSVNAVGVDVNTASPALLRYVAGLNSKIAHNIVAYRDSKGRFAKRAELLKVPSLGEKTFEQAAGFLRIPGGNNPLDASAVHPESYPLVEQILNDIQLNVTALIGNSSALKSIRPEKYVTAQFGLPTVKDILRELEKPGRDPRATFKTATFKEGVETLQDLHPGMVLEGVITNVAAFGAFVDIGVHQDGLVHISALADKFVKDPHTVVKVGQVVTVKVLEIDEKRKRIALTMRL; this comes from the coding sequence ATGCTGCCATCCATCGAACAACGCCTCGCCACAGAACTCGCGGTTAGATCATCGCAAATCCAGGCCACCGTCCAATTGCTCGACGACGGGGCGACGGTGCCGTTTATCGCGCGTTACCGCAAGGAGGCGACCGGGGGGTTGGACGATGCGCAGTTGCGCTTGCTGGCGGAGCGCTTGCACAGTTTGCGCGAGCTGGAGAAGCGGCGCGCGGCGATCATCGGGGCGATTGAGAAGCTTGGCAAGATGACGCCGCCGTTGCTCGATGCGTTGACGCATGCGACGGACAAAGCGCATCTGGAGGATTTGTACCTGCCGTACCGCAAGAAACGCCGCACCAAGGCGCAGATTGCGCTGGAGGCGGGTTTGCAACCGCTGGCGGATACGCTGCTGAACGATCCGCGGCTCGATCCGCTTGGCGAGGCCGCCAAGTACCTGAAAGCGCCGTTCACCAGCGAAGAAGGCGATAATCCCGGTGTCGCCGATGCCGCAGCCGCGCTGGAAGGCGCGCAGCATATTTTGATCGAGCGCTTTACCGAGCATGCGCCGCTGTTGCAAACCTTGCGCGACTATTTGCGCATGCACGGCGTGCTGACCGCGAAAGCCGCCAAGGACAAGAAAGACAACGATACCAAATACACCGATTATCACGATTACAGTGAAGCCATCACGAAAATCCCGTCACACCGCGCATTGGCGTTGCTGCGTGGCGAGCGCGAAGGCGTGTTGAAGCTCAAATTGCTGCTCGATTCCGAACTGGAAGACAAATCCCGCGATGCGGCATTGAATCCGTGTGAAGCGCAGATCGCGCAGCAATTCAACATCCGCGATCAAAAGCGCGCGGCAGACAGTTGGCTGATCGATACCGTGCGCACGGCGTGGCGCGGCAAAATCTTTTCGCATCTGGAAACGGAGTTGATGAGTAACTTGCAAGAGCACGCGGAAACCGAAGCGATCCGCGTATTTGCGCAGAATCTCAAAGCGTTGCTGCTGGCACCGCCTGCTGGAACGCGCGTGACCATCGGACTCGATCCGGGATTGCGCACCGGTGTCAAAGTCGCTGTCGTGGATGCGACCGGCAAAGTCCTTGAAACGGCAACGATTTACCCGCATGTGCCGAAAAACGATTGGGATGGCGCCTTGCACGCATTGAAACAACTGGCGGAACGGCATCAGGCTTCGCTGATCGCCATCGGCAACGGCACCGCATCGCGCGAAACCGACCAATTGGCGAAGGAGCTGATCAAGCGTTATCCGCAGCTCAAGCTGACGTCGATCACGGTGTCGGAGGCCGGTGCGTCGGTGTACTCCGCGTCCGAACTGGCGTCGGAGGAATTGCCGGAGCTGGACGTATCGCTACGCGGCGCGGTGTCGATTGCGCGGCGACTGCAAGACCCGCTGGCCGAACTGGTCAAGATCGACCCGAAATCGATCGGCGTCGGCCAATATCAGCATGACGTCAATCAAAACCAATTGGCGCAATCGCTCGATGCGGTGGTGGAAGACAGCGTCAATGCGGTCGGCGTCGACGTCAACACCGCATCACCGGCGCTGCTGCGTTACGTCGCCGGACTGAACAGCAAAATCGCGCACAACATCGTCGCGTATCGCGACAGCAAAGGCCGCTTCGCCAAGCGCGCCGAGTTATTGAAAGTGCCCAGCCTGGGTGAGAAAACCTTCGAGCAAGCGGCCGGATTCCTGCGCATTCCCGGCGGCAACAACCCGCTCGACGCCTCGGCCGTGCACCCGGAATCGTATCCATTGGTCGAACAAATTCTCAATGACATCCAACTCAACGTCACTGCATTGATCGGTAATTCGTCGGCGTTAAAATCGATCCGTCCAGAAAAGTACGTCACCGCACAATTCGGTCTGCCGACCGTGAAAGACATCCTGCGCGAACTGGAAAAACCCGGCCGCGATCCGCGTGCGACGTTCAAAACTGCAACGTTCAAGGAAGGCGTCGAAACGCTGCAAGACCTGCACCCCGGCATGGTGCTCGAAGGTGTGATCACCAACGTCGCCGCATTCGGCGCGTTCGTCGACATCGGCGTGCATCAGGATGGCCTAGTGCACATCTCCGCGTTGGCGGATAAATTCGTCAAGGACCCGCACACCGTCGTCAAAGTGGGGCAAGTCGTCACGGTGAAAGTGCTGGAAATCGATGAAAAGCGCAAGCGGATTGCGCTGACGATGCGGCTGTAA
- a CDS encoding metal-dependent hydrolase: protein MDPLTHALSGALLARAAVQTHAKQTGLPLRLRVAAGFAAAAFPDVDFALRLIDTLTYLHWHQGPTHSLILLPFWAWLLARSFAWLSRGRYGWRLFYQPVSLGIAIHIVGDLITSYGLMLFAPFSIERFSLPLVFVIDPWFSLIIITGLIASWRYPQHRIPAIAALLVLCGYVIFLSTLHRQAIQLAQDYAKKQSLVNPQISVLPQPLSPFHWKIIIRQNETYHLADVNLQQSGSEPHTGSSAWLPARMAAAYRPVAEHDWHIQPQFGNNPAYTTLAREAWHDPAFTPFRAFAQFPVLDSVDTQEHGFCAWFYDLRFKFPELPPSFRYGACRENDHAIWQMVRQRGVFYID from the coding sequence GTGGATCCGCTTACGCATGCACTCAGCGGCGCTTTATTGGCGCGCGCCGCAGTGCAAACGCACGCGAAACAAACCGGCTTGCCGCTGCGCCTGCGTGTCGCCGCCGGTTTCGCCGCCGCGGCGTTTCCCGATGTGGATTTTGCGCTGCGGTTGATCGATACGCTCACGTACTTACATTGGCATCAAGGTCCGACGCATTCGCTGATTTTATTGCCGTTTTGGGCGTGGCTGCTGGCGCGTTCATTCGCGTGGCTTAGTCGCGGGCGTTATGGCTGGCGGTTGTTTTATCAACCGGTTAGCCTTGGTATCGCCATTCACATCGTCGGAGATCTGATCACATCGTATGGGCTAATGCTGTTCGCACCGTTCTCGATCGAGCGTTTTTCACTGCCGCTGGTATTTGTCATCGATCCGTGGTTCAGTTTGATCATCATCACCGGTCTGATCGCTTCATGGCGTTATCCGCAACACAGAATCCCGGCTATCGCGGCATTGCTTGTGTTATGCGGTTATGTCATCTTCTTGTCCACGTTGCACCGGCAAGCCATTCAACTAGCACAAGATTACGCAAAAAAGCAAAGCTTGGTAAATCCGCAGATCAGTGTATTACCCCAGCCGCTATCGCCGTTCCATTGGAAAATCATCATCCGGCAGAATGAAACGTACCACCTGGCCGATGTGAACCTGCAGCAATCCGGCAGTGAACCGCATACCGGCTCTTCTGCCTGGCTACCGGCCAGAATGGCGGCCGCCTATCGTCCCGTCGCAGAACATGACTGGCATATTCAACCGCAGTTCGGCAACAACCCGGCATACACCACTTTAGCCCGAGAAGCGTGGCACGACCCTGCTTTTACCCCTTTCCGTGCCTTCGCGCAGTTTCCGGTATTGGATTCCGTGGATACTCAGGAACATGGATTCTGCGCGTGGTTCTACGACCTGCGCTTCAAATTCCCGGAATTGCCGCCGTCGTTTCGCTACGGTGCGTGCAGAGAGAACGATCACGCGATTTGGCAGATGGTGCGGCAGCGGGGAGTGTTTTATATTGACTAA
- a CDS encoding TetR/AcrR family transcriptional regulator, translating to MKKSKSELREAIVDTAVTIAERSNWEAVRLFDVATELNITLDDIRVYFREKEDLVDAWFDRADHQMLQAAETVEFLSLSSCGRLQYLIMSWLNALAAHRKVTRQMIGAKLEPGHLHIQIPAIMRISRTVQWMREATHRDATFVRRALEETALTTIYLATFAYWMQDDSENSQNTREFLAHKLKMAESLDHMVYRTGYEENEAHPSTEPEPIPEIAATFESAPISEAVTQERQAKSG from the coding sequence ATGAAGAAAAGCAAATCTGAGCTACGTGAAGCGATCGTAGATACAGCTGTTACCATTGCGGAACGCTCCAACTGGGAAGCGGTTCGTTTGTTTGACGTAGCCACTGAACTAAACATTACGCTGGACGACATCCGCGTTTATTTCCGCGAAAAGGAGGATCTGGTCGATGCTTGGTTTGACCGGGCCGACCATCAAATGCTGCAGGCGGCGGAAACTGTCGAATTCCTGTCACTATCGTCGTGCGGACGTTTGCAGTACCTCATCATGTCCTGGCTCAATGCTTTGGCCGCGCATCGCAAGGTCACACGGCAAATGATCGGCGCCAAATTGGAGCCCGGTCATTTGCATATCCAGATTCCCGCCATCATGCGCATCAGCCGTACCGTGCAATGGATGCGCGAAGCTACGCACCGCGACGCCACCTTCGTGCGCCGCGCGCTGGAAGAAACCGCACTGACGACGATATATCTGGCAACTTTCGCCTACTGGATGCAAGACGACTCGGAAAATTCACAGAACACACGTGAATTTCTGGCGCACAAGCTGAAAATGGCCGAATCACTCGATCACATGGTATATAGAACCGGATATGAAGAAAACGAAGCCCATCCTTCCACTGAACCGGAACCAATCCCCGAAATCGCCGCCACATTTGAGTCTGCGCCAATAAGCGAAGCGGTTACGCAAGAAAGACAGGCAAAATCCGGCTAG
- a CDS encoding IS5 family transposase (programmed frameshift), which translates to MEITETQYQQIEHCMPRQRGNVSHSNLQILNAILYVTEHGCKWRGLPKRFGNWHTIYTRMNRWTKSGVLQKVFEQLQHQQIIRIKIEAVSMDSTSIKVHPDGTGAFKKNGPQSIGKSRGGWTTKIHLVAADTRTAITFSLSPGHTHDAPEGRQLLLALGPVSSPTHLLMDRAYEGDQTRQLALELGYIPVVPPKTNRLELWEYDRAMYKKRNEIERLFRRLKGFRRIFSRFDKLDVIFLSFIHFALIVEALR; encoded by the exons ATGGAAATCACCGAAACTCAATATCAACAGATCGAACACTGCATGCCGCGCCAGCGTGGCAATGTCAGTCATTCCAATCTACAAATTCTCAATGCTATTCTGTATGTTACCGAGCATGGTTGCAAGTGGCGCGGACTACCCAAGCGTTTCGGTAATTGGCATACCATCTACACTCGAATGAATCGATGGACGAAAAGCGGCGTGCTTCAAAAAGTTTTTGAGCAGCTGCAGCATCAACAAATCATTCGCATCAAGATTGAAGCCGTTTCGATGGATAGCACCAGCATCAAAGTGCACCCTGATGGTACTGGTGCAT TTAAAAAAAACGGCCCGCAATCCATCGGCAAATCCCGAGGTGGCTGGACCACTAAAATTCATCTGGTTGCCGCAGATACCAGAACAGCCATAACTTTTTCCTTATCTCCGGGGCATACACATGACGCACCGGAAGGACGACAACTCCTGTTAGCACTCGGCCCCGTCTCTTCTCCTACTCATCTGCTGATGGATCGCGCTTATGAGGGTGATCAAACCAGACAGCTTGCATTGGAGCTCGGTTATATCCCGGTTGTCCCACCCAAAACTAATCGGCTGGAGCTCTGGGAATATGACCGCGCCATGTACAAAAAACGCAATGAGATCGAAAGATTATTCCGCAGACTCAAGGGATTCCGTCGAATATTCTCCAGATTCGACAAACTGGATGTCATTTTTCTCTCATTCATCCATTTCGCTCTCATCGTCGAAGCACTTAGGTAG